GCGACCGACCGGGCGGGCAACACCTCGGAGGTCGGCTCGGTGGTGTTCCGCGTGGTCGAGCCGACCTCGGACACCACGCCGCCCACCGTGACGGCCGCCGTCGCCGGTGACCGGGAGCCGGACGGCGACATCGTCGGCACGGCGACCGTGACCGTCACCGCGACCGACGCCGGTTCGGGCGTGGACCTGGTGGAGTACAAGCTCGACGCCGAACCGTGGACCGCGTACGCGGCGCCGGTCGCCGTGACGTCCCCCGGCGCGCACATGGTGCACTACCGGGCCACCGACGAGGCCGGGAACACCTCGCCCGAGGGCATGGTCGCCTTCACCGTCGCCACACCGCCCGCCGACACCGCGCCGCCCACGACGTCGGCCGCGGTGTCGGGTTCCACGGACCCGGACGGCCGCTACATCGGCCGGGCGACGGTGACGATCACCGCGACGGACGCGCAGTCCGGCGTCAAGCTCGTGGAGCACAAGGTGGACGGTGGCGCGTGGGCGCCGCACTCCGCCGCCCTCGTGGTCGACACCGCGGGCGCGCACACCGTCGCGTACCGGGCCACCGACAACGCGGGCAACACCGCGGCGGAGAAGTCCTCGTCCTTCACCGTGGTCGCGCCGGGAGCGGACGCCTGCCCGGACTCCGACACCAGGCCGACGGTGGTCATCGGCCGCGACGACACCGGGGTGCCGAACGTCGACACCGGCGACGGCTGCACCGTCAGCGACCTGGTCGACCAGCACGGCGAGCACCCCGACCACGCGGCGTTCGTCCGGCACGTCGAACTGGTCACCGACGACCTGGTGGCCCGGGACGTGCTCACCCGCAGGGAGCAGGCGGCGATCGTGCGCGCGGCTTCGCGATCCGACATCGGCAAGTAGTTCCTTCACACCAGCAGGGAGAACACAGATGGCTGGACGGACCGCCTCCGCGCTCGCGACCTTGAGCGCCATCGTCACCGCCTCCGCGGTCTGCGCCGCGCCGAGCGCGCACGCCGACCTGGTGATGCACTGCGTGGGCAGCGGCGGACCCGTCACGGTCCCCAGCGACCTGCTCGTGCCGGCGGGGCAGTCGTGCTCGTTGCGCGGCACGACCATCACCGGTGACGTGCGGGTGGCCGCGGGCGCGAACCTCGTGGTGCACGGCGGCACGATCAACGGCGGGGTGTGGGTCGCGGCGGACGGCTACCTCGACTCGACCGACACCCGGATCGACGGCGCCCTCACCCTGGCCGCCGGCGGGTTCGGCCTGTACCTGCGCGGCACCGACACCGGCGGTGTGGTCGTCGAGCCGAGGGGCACGGCCGCCATCGAGGGCTTCCTGTTCGCCGAGCAGGGCTCGAAGGTCGACGGCGGCATCACGGCGGGCGTCGGCGAGATCACCGTCACCGACAGCGAAGTCCTCGGCAACGTCAGCACGAACGGGACCTACTTCACCGACCTGCACGGCGCCTTCGTGGACGGGGCGCTGTCGGTGCTGAACAACTCGACCGGCAGCGTCGTGTGCGACAGCGCGGTGCAGGGCAGGGCCACGTTCGCCGGCAGCGTCGGCGGTGTGCAGCTCGGCCCGAACGGCGGCCTGGACACCTGCGCCTCCGGTGGCTACTTCGCCCGGGACGTCAGCATCTCGAACACCACCGGCGGGCGCACGACGGTGGACGACAACATCATCAACGGCGCGCTCCACCTCACCGCGAACGACCCGACGGCGGAGGTGGCGGACAACAACCGGGTCCGCGGCGGGATCGTCGGCGCTCACGACGCGCCCGGGGCGTCCGCTCTCGCCGCGGGCGTCCGGGGCACTGCCGCGGAGCGCGCGGCGGAGCGCCTGGCGCGGGCGGGTGACGCCGCCGCGGTGAGCGGCCGGGCCCGGCTCTGACGGCTCTCCCGGGCTCGCCTCTCCCGGGCTCGCCTCGGTCGGCGAGCCCCGGGAGGGCGGTCGGTCAGCCGGCGGCGTTCATCAGGTCCACCGCGCTGTGCTGGCGGGCCGCGTCGCTGCGCTGGAACGGTCCGGCCCACGGCTGGTCATAGGAGTCGCTGCTGGAGCGGTCCCTGGCGTGGGCCGTGTCCGCCTGCCGCTTGAGGTAGGCGGTGTACGGGCGGTCGG
This genomic window from Saccharothrix sp. HUAS TT1 contains:
- a CDS encoding plastocyanin/azurin family copper-binding protein; its protein translation is MFRRLTAGVAVALMWASPAAVPATATPSAPVQVQEQVLTWTADNDTTRYKTAPATAVAGETRIVWENSEATGNTTGMPHTLTFDTSSPGYNHDVDLDVLANPFDARNGRHEATVTLTPGKYRYFCTIPGHGSMTGEFTVTAGGEDTTPPTVTADVAGDRDTAGAYVGSATVTVTASDAGSGVGAVEHEVDGAGFRPHTEPVRITAVGEHAVRYRATDRAGNTSEVGSVVFRVVEPTSDTTPPTVTAAVAGDREPDGDIVGTATVTVTATDAGSGVDLVEYKLDAEPWTAYAAPVAVTSPGAHMVHYRATDEAGNTSPEGMVAFTVATPPADTAPPTTSAAVSGSTDPDGRYIGRATVTITATDAQSGVKLVEHKVDGGAWAPHSAALVVDTAGAHTVAYRATDNAGNTAAEKSSSFTVVAPGADACPDSDTRPTVVIGRDDTGVPNVDTGDGCTVSDLVDQHGEHPDHAAFVRHVELVTDDLVARDVLTRREQAAIVRAASRSDIGK